One Lysinibacillus fusiformis genomic window carries:
- a CDS encoding ferric reductase-like transmembrane domain-containing protein, which translates to MLTTTWEWIRLLGFLAYFYFTISIIFGCLRKSSFVKSHKNLIYQIHLNAGWLGLLTVIAHMLVLLLDNYEPYTLIGILIPFLADYQTIASGFGTIAFYLFLIVLMTSDVWIKTMNRSRWKNIHFLVLPAWLLSLIHGVLIGSDAENSLVIVFYTVSAGFTLSILLARMIGHRNKKGTAPKHNL; encoded by the coding sequence ATGCTAACAACTACATGGGAATGGATTCGATTATTAGGATTTTTAGCGTATTTTTATTTTACGATTTCTATAATATTTGGCTGCTTGCGAAAATCTTCATTTGTAAAATCACATAAAAATTTAATTTACCAGATTCATCTAAACGCTGGATGGTTAGGATTACTAACTGTAATTGCGCATATGCTTGTGCTTTTACTAGATAACTATGAACCCTATACTTTAATAGGAATTTTAATACCTTTTTTAGCCGATTATCAAACTATAGCATCTGGCTTTGGTACAATCGCTTTTTATTTATTTTTGATTGTGCTAATGACTTCAGATGTATGGATAAAAACAATGAATCGGTCAAGATGGAAAAATATTCATTTTCTTGTATTGCCAGCTTGGTTACTTTCCCTTATTCATGGTGTCCTAATTGGAAGTGATGCAGAAAATAGTTTGGTCATTGTTTTTTATACAGTATCAGCAGGTTTTACTTTATCCATTTTACTCGCTAGAATGATAGGACACAGAAACAAGAAGGGGACTGCACCGAAACATAATTTATAA
- a CDS encoding copper amine oxidase N-terminal domain-containing protein, producing MKNKKKSLVTALLVVGLLTHGVIVQADDDHDHSYKKQEKYKDYDDDDDDESYQYEMDDEDDYDDESYYLNEEIYAEGIWNIWTRTVVADKGILPFVESKMVNLQVEGANKKLAFLAVPKDGQIFVPGKAVAQLLGAKATFYKTSKILAIQDQDNDLIFRAGTNVVYDNNVKTPLPALAFYLNEDLYLPISVITNGLGYIVEWQENSQMFLCQPLTK from the coding sequence ATGAAAAATAAGAAAAAGAGTTTAGTGACGGCACTGTTAGTAGTTGGATTATTAACGCATGGTGTAATAGTACAAGCGGATGATGACCATGATCATTCGTATAAAAAACAAGAGAAGTATAAGGATTATGACGACGATGATGATGATGAAAGCTATCAGTATGAGATGGACGATGAAGATGATTATGATGACGAATCCTATTACTTAAATGAAGAGATATACGCAGAAGGGATTTGGAATATTTGGACTCGAACAGTAGTTGCAGATAAAGGAATTCTACCTTTCGTAGAGTCGAAAATGGTCAATTTACAGGTGGAAGGCGCAAATAAGAAATTAGCATTTTTGGCTGTTCCAAAAGATGGACAAATTTTCGTGCCAGGAAAAGCAGTAGCGCAACTTTTAGGGGCTAAGGCTACCTTCTATAAAACTAGCAAAATATTAGCAATCCAAGATCAGGACAATGACTTGATTTTCCGAGCTGGAACAAATGTTGTCTATGACAACAATGTAAAAACACCTCTACCTGCACTTGCATTTTATTTAAATGAAGACCTATATTTGCCGATCAGTGTTATTACAAATGGCTTAGGCTATATTGTTGAATGGCAAGAAAACAGCCAAATGTTTTTATGTCAACCACTAACAAAATAG
- a CDS encoding FAD:protein FMN transferase, whose protein sequence is MDTLTLQLMNTDFYIAVPKGSHTTWKDKAEKWLQYVAKEWSRFQINNELSQLNDLKIGETLRLNASLYDCLLRANDYHLRTNGVFSPYLKLQLEQHGYNQSFPFKMAKNSDFQVNLISGKPLQFLGNQQVMKVAHQEIDLGGFAKGYSIERLADWLEEEIAPDYGLVDGGGDMKMWSNSEKNWTIGVADAREVEREISTIKIKTGAVATSNRIYRSWQQGTTMKHHLLNGCTGSVANTDVIQATVVTSSLCDAEVGAKLCFLLDEVEQQRWFLENHQRSARFIVKEGEEGFWTVTEVRKC, encoded by the coding sequence TTGGATACTCTGACACTACAGTTGATGAATACCGATTTTTATATAGCCGTTCCGAAGGGCAGCCATACTACTTGGAAAGACAAAGCTGAAAAATGGCTTCAATACGTCGCAAAAGAGTGGTCCAGGTTTCAAATTAACAATGAATTATCACAATTAAATGATTTAAAAATCGGAGAAACATTACGACTAAATGCGTCATTATATGATTGTTTACTACGGGCAAATGATTATCATCTTCGTACCAATGGTGTATTCTCACCCTATTTGAAGCTCCAGCTTGAACAGCATGGCTACAATCAATCGTTTCCATTTAAGATGGCTAAAAATAGCGATTTTCAAGTAAATCTTATTTCCGGTAAACCACTTCAGTTCTTAGGCAACCAGCAAGTAATGAAAGTAGCACATCAGGAAATTGATTTGGGTGGCTTTGCTAAAGGTTATAGTATTGAAAGGTTGGCCGATTGGCTTGAAGAAGAAATCGCTCCTGATTACGGGTTAGTTGATGGTGGTGGGGATATGAAAATGTGGTCTAATAGTGAAAAAAATTGGACGATTGGTGTCGCAGATGCGAGGGAAGTTGAACGGGAAATTAGCACTATTAAAATAAAAACAGGGGCCGTAGCAACATCAAACCGTATTTATAGAAGTTGGCAACAGGGGACAACAATGAAACACCACTTGTTAAATGGATGTACAGGAAGCGTAGCAAATACAGATGTAATACAAGCAACTGTTGTAACGTCCTCTTTATGCGATGCTGAAGTGGGGGCAAAACTTTGTTTTCTATTAGATGAAGTGGAGCAGCAGCGATGGTTTTTAGAAAATCATCAGCGAAGTGCGCGTTTTATTGTTAAAGAAGGGGAAGAAGGCTTTTGGACAGTGACTGAGGTGAGAAAATGCTAA
- a CDS encoding sensor histidine kinase, with translation MENQQIKELESFYLSQEHDFFEYVDDNKKILSYDPNRNYFYYIYTKNNSFVHGDESFEGLKTQLEERFVNDNPAEDVVHHFEWNEQHFLLLKKPISYNNKVVGFIFVGKSVTSQQHFFQKASQLLILLTCVSTILIWLLSYYMAGRAMIPIQWSFDKQKKFVSDASHELRTPLSIFYSSLDILELEESHNLSPLGKDLIADLKDEADLMKELMDNLLFLARHDQLQKPMHQEVIPLSIMLKKISIKFQKIMPSEIQFRTQIEDNIELLGDATKIQELLYILLDNAISYTRNGSISLTLSIDHHIVKIVVADSGIGIPENDLSLVFERFYRSDMARQRNGTGLGLAIARAIVEQHGGKICVTSKIGKGSAFTIEFPVHKR, from the coding sequence ATGGAAAATCAACAAATAAAAGAACTTGAGTCTTTCTATTTAAGTCAAGAGCACGATTTTTTTGAATATGTGGATGACAACAAAAAGATTTTAAGCTATGATCCAAACCGTAACTATTTCTATTATATTTATACAAAAAATAATAGCTTCGTTCACGGGGACGAATCCTTTGAAGGGCTCAAAACTCAACTAGAAGAACGATTTGTAAATGACAATCCCGCTGAAGATGTAGTCCATCATTTTGAATGGAACGAACAGCATTTTCTTCTTCTAAAAAAACCTATTTCCTATAACAATAAGGTTGTGGGATTCATATTCGTTGGAAAATCAGTAACATCGCAGCAACATTTTTTTCAAAAGGCTAGTCAACTGCTTATACTTTTAACTTGTGTATCTACGATATTAATTTGGCTTCTTAGTTATTATATGGCAGGCAGAGCAATGATTCCTATCCAATGGTCATTTGATAAGCAGAAAAAATTTGTCTCGGATGCCTCTCATGAATTGCGTACTCCTCTTAGTATTTTCTATAGTTCACTGGACATATTAGAGCTTGAAGAATCTCATAACTTAAGCCCTTTGGGAAAAGACTTGATTGCTGATTTGAAAGACGAAGCCGATTTAATGAAAGAGCTAATGGATAACTTACTATTTTTAGCACGTCACGATCAACTTCAAAAACCGATGCATCAAGAAGTTATACCACTATCCATTATGCTTAAAAAAATAAGTATTAAATTTCAAAAGATCATGCCCTCTGAAATTCAATTTCGCACGCAAATCGAAGACAATATTGAACTACTGGGAGATGCGACAAAAATACAAGAATTACTTTATATACTTTTGGACAATGCCATATCTTACACAAGAAACGGTTCAATATCTCTCACACTTTCAATAGATCACCACATAGTCAAAATTGTTGTAGCAGATAGCGGTATCGGTATTCCTGAAAATGATTTATCGTTAGTATTTGAACGTTTCTACCGTAGCGATATGGCCCGTCAACGAAACGGAACAGGTTTAGGGCTGGCTATAGCAAGAGCAATTGTTGAACAGCATGGTGGTAAAATTTGCGTTACAAGTAAAATAGGAAAGGGCTCAGCATTTACGATTGAGTTCCCTGTTCACAAAAGATAA
- a CDS encoding non-ribosomal peptide synthetase: MNRFVKVENTQLITEARYDVTENQKVLWLACQMDIAAGIYNEPVSIQLKGDLDLKRLQKALQYIVMKHVALQMNIVSTNDGLKQIRKEQFHVDMDFYDWSSYPSAIRDQMLDKSLKSNLHTRFDLTSDTLFRFQLYQLGPNEYLLYMLFHHIIFDGWSLGLFLQDLEQAYSLDKTVETEKNIHRIQMYEKLLYKHRNYIRTEEYVDSGKYWRNKLEGTLPWSEFPTSSGRSLVQTYQGGALQYAIKPALSNLIEQFSKENQVSSYRVWLSIYIVLLHQMTNQTDLVVGMPINTRSRDEEDLEVFGYFVNTVPLRIALSPTETFIELVQKVNNTVKEAIAHRNYPLNHLIQQVKNREENKPSLYSTVFNMVKLPNFRMEDLATKVITHHNRVSVFDMVWRLVQSQSDALNIEIDYNAGIYEENDIQNFIDRFEHLLPILLENSDIPICNLDLLLPQDYDVYQNTLAVKNVTPMTLDQLIDEQADIHPDRIAITMGQQNITYQELRVLSNQVAQTLMRQGFQKQNHVSIIMNRSIEAVVSMIGVLKAGGTYVPVDPDFPVDRIRFILQDSDSTHIITSHKISLRHIKQDQKVILYEDMSKQSIIEQVKRTHATEDGAYIIYTSGSTGNPKGVLIPHKGVIHFIQSLKDTYHFQKNHVHLQFASLIFDASVWEIYSSLLTGGRLYILSEIERKSFNHFIEAIEKQQVNFCLLPTVFFHTLTQASLHELEKLKSLNYIFVGGETLLPETVRKWQEKVDLKIPIVNAYGPTESTVCVATYPIINKVNETQANIPIGKQLSHTEIYILNEQHQICPPYVPGEIYIGGSSLAQQYVNQPDKTKEAFVTVNLPTSSKERLYKSGDQGRITQDGQVEFLGRIDNQVKIRGYRIELEEIEEQMLQHPSIQHASVIVYQNKSGDQQLIAFYILQKETIVTAEDIQAYLSGKLPYFMLPNYMQDVEKFPLTPSGKIDYNSLQKQAESVLENRTHRYIPPNTDTEIQLQNIWAEVLRMNSEQISIEDDFFTIGGHSLLTVQVINRIHARFHVQISLKDLYIYRTIHTCADYIDRLNPIDIEDVIPQVPEQTYYPLSHAQKRLWFLYKRYPEDRTYDIPIQVQIQPGIQINMLNKALYEVVKRHEIFRTVFMEKQGEPVQHIQEEIDAIATHVDITKIKKSKQAAYRLKCIREIDSKEFDLEQGPLFRTILFTENEDCSWLYLNFHHIIMDEWSLQLFLKELLKVYDEIFLNKIVHATKPTVRYVDYVAWQYEHLSLGTWEIEKQYWKQEFQNVLPQISLPYDRMRPSSPLNSGAVLSKKIDQIDLAGLKKIAQQEEVSLFILLFTAYTQFLQQICGQNDLIVGTPVIGRQHTAFEDVQGFFVNTVAIRVNTTDASTMKELCEVVKEKCLLAFQHQNYPFDKVIEAVNPERRAHENPIFQTMFSYQQNSAQQHNLHRWDIQPVEQEISKFDLSLTFAESEDGLIMDLEYNTDLFERTTISRFAEQLLQTIQMIQTDFTTSLCQLSILSDTDKTIYQKLNDTYMAMPPHSSIQERFYQQVYRIPNAIAISTEDSSYTYEEVNHYSNQIAHYLIEKGMQPNDVAAIFLDRSFESIVCMLGVLKAGGTYVPIDIKYPPERVSYILNDSKAKLILTKNALKKELLSYYEQVVVIEDMLASSSIQDILNKNTADDTAYMIYTSGSTGNPKGTLLRHAGVLNLVEWRSKTFHITKQDVLSQFYSHSFDSSISEIFSALLTGARLHLLNEEQRFSSQAYFDAVSTYNITISDVATAFFKQLANGVSSKQLIPLKSLRVLIMGGEAASAEAIRKWHSEMSDTVQIVNEYGPTETTVSSLYHSVSTKVDSTVTQIPIGKPIANTKVYILNENMQLCPIGVIGELYIESVGAAIGYVNQPDRTKQSFLSNPFSTENHSILYRTGDLVRLASNGSVEYMGRRDRQVKIRGYRIELGEIEDVLVQEPRIHQAVVLPDAEGKELHAYFTVHNQTEISIEETYKHVSATLPEYMVPKGYVCVPEIPVTQNGKIDVQKLQGQYQIQYRKNKNHQPPVTETQKVLANVWAEVLNIKDLNIKDDFFALGGHSLKIMPTLVKLKPYFPNLRIQDFFHYRTIEKLARKIDTDAIHLENSIEATAEELKKENNTHIDKQENSKKWDTLIQVSQKKPSCILLTGGTGFLGAHILEQLLLLPDTVIYCLVRNQKQTSMENKVREKMQFYFGEAILEEMKHRVQIIEGDLSKEHLGLTPNIKKQLIQEIDTIIHCGGDVRHYGDREHFIQVNVESTRYLLEMSKDARARFHYISTISISGHAPHDAKEFLFSERDFDRGQQLDNVYVESKFLAEKLVREAIKEGVPATVYRVGNLVGHTLDGRFQENIEGNAFYRLIKAILLLQIAPDIHTYIDLVPIDFGSKAIVQLVCTKETEGETFHISNPVQLEWKPFVEYLKQSGHPIKIVNTEQFMNLFKDNTLSDKQKYALELMVPLLEETAENSLSIPTCQDTQRFLQEVDVVCELPNAKFVSNMIDYGSRLGFFPTSREYTTV, encoded by the coding sequence ATGAACCGATTTGTTAAAGTAGAAAATACCCAGTTGATAACCGAAGCTCGATACGATGTAACAGAAAATCAGAAAGTATTATGGTTGGCATGTCAAATGGACATAGCAGCTGGCATTTACAATGAACCCGTTTCTATACAATTAAAAGGGGACTTAGATCTTAAAAGACTACAAAAGGCATTACAATATATTGTAATGAAACACGTAGCGTTACAAATGAATATTGTATCTACGAATGACGGTCTGAAGCAAATAAGGAAAGAACAATTTCATGTAGACATGGATTTTTATGATTGGTCTTCCTATCCTAGCGCCATAAGAGATCAAATGTTAGACAAATCTCTGAAATCCAATCTCCACACAAGATTTGATCTAACCTCAGATACCTTGTTTCGTTTTCAACTGTATCAGTTGGGACCAAATGAGTATCTCCTTTACATGTTATTCCATCATATTATTTTTGATGGATGGAGTTTAGGACTATTCCTGCAAGATTTAGAACAAGCTTATTCATTAGATAAAACTGTTGAAACAGAAAAAAATATTCATAGAATACAGATGTATGAAAAACTTTTATATAAACATCGAAATTATATTAGAACAGAGGAGTATGTTGATTCTGGAAAATATTGGCGTAATAAATTAGAAGGCACCTTACCGTGGAGTGAATTTCCAACAAGTAGCGGAAGATCACTTGTACAAACATATCAAGGAGGAGCTTTACAATATGCAATAAAGCCGGCTTTATCTAACCTTATAGAACAATTTTCCAAGGAAAATCAAGTTAGCTCATATCGTGTATGGCTAAGCATCTATATTGTTTTATTACATCAAATGACAAATCAGACAGACTTGGTAGTTGGAATGCCAATTAACACCAGAAGCCGTGATGAAGAAGATCTGGAGGTATTTGGCTATTTTGTGAATACTGTTCCACTACGTATAGCACTTTCACCAACTGAAACTTTTATAGAGTTAGTTCAAAAAGTGAATAACACTGTAAAAGAAGCTATCGCACATAGAAATTATCCATTGAACCATTTGATTCAGCAAGTTAAGAATCGAGAAGAAAATAAACCGTCTTTATATTCCACAGTATTCAACATGGTGAAACTTCCGAATTTCAGAATGGAAGACTTAGCAACGAAAGTCATTACACATCATAATCGAGTAAGTGTGTTTGATATGGTATGGCGATTAGTTCAAAGCCAAAGTGATGCTTTGAATATTGAAATTGATTATAACGCAGGTATATATGAAGAAAACGACATACAGAACTTTATAGATAGATTTGAACATTTACTACCGATATTGTTAGAAAACAGTGACATACCTATATGCAATCTAGATCTGCTATTACCACAGGATTATGATGTTTATCAAAACACATTGGCTGTGAAAAACGTGACGCCTATGACGTTAGATCAACTCATCGATGAACAAGCTGATATACACCCAGATCGTATTGCTATAACGATGGGCCAACAAAATATCACTTATCAAGAGTTACGGGTCTTGTCGAACCAAGTGGCACAAACTTTAATGCGCCAAGGGTTTCAAAAACAAAACCATGTAAGTATCATCATGAATCGTAGTATAGAAGCCGTTGTTTCCATGATTGGAGTATTAAAAGCAGGAGGTACCTATGTACCTGTGGATCCAGATTTTCCTGTAGACCGGATTCGTTTTATATTACAGGATAGTGATTCAACTCATATTATTACAAGTCATAAGATCAGTTTACGGCATATTAAACAAGACCAAAAAGTTATTTTATATGAAGACATGTCTAAACAGTCCATTATTGAGCAAGTGAAACGTACACATGCAACGGAAGATGGAGCCTATATCATTTATACATCTGGTTCTACTGGGAATCCTAAAGGTGTATTAATTCCTCATAAGGGAGTAATTCACTTTATACAATCCTTAAAAGATACGTACCATTTTCAGAAAAATCACGTACACCTGCAATTTGCTTCACTTATTTTTGATGCATCCGTCTGGGAAATCTATAGTAGCTTGTTAACTGGTGGAAGGCTTTATATTCTATCGGAAATAGAAAGAAAATCTTTCAATCACTTTATCGAGGCAATTGAGAAGCAACAAGTGAATTTTTGTCTTTTACCTACTGTATTTTTCCATACCTTAACGCAAGCGTCTCTTCATGAATTAGAAAAATTGAAATCACTTAACTATATATTTGTTGGAGGGGAGACATTGCTACCGGAAACGGTACGAAAATGGCAAGAAAAAGTAGATTTGAAAATTCCAATTGTAAATGCATATGGTCCAACAGAATCGACAGTTTGTGTCGCCACATATCCGATTATCAACAAAGTAAATGAAACACAAGCAAATATACCAATTGGGAAACAGTTATCTCATACAGAAATCTATATTTTGAACGAACAGCATCAAATTTGTCCGCCGTACGTACCTGGAGAGATTTATATTGGTGGGAGTAGCCTTGCACAGCAATATGTCAATCAACCTGATAAAACCAAAGAAGCATTTGTAACTGTAAATTTACCAACTTCATCTAAGGAGAGGCTATATAAAAGTGGTGATCAAGGTCGTATCACACAAGATGGACAAGTTGAATTTTTAGGACGTATAGATAACCAGGTGAAGATTCGTGGTTATCGTATCGAGTTAGAAGAAATAGAAGAGCAAATGCTCCAACACCCATCTATTCAGCATGCATCTGTGATAGTTTATCAGAATAAAAGTGGCGATCAGCAATTGATTGCTTTCTACATATTGCAAAAAGAGACTATTGTGACTGCTGAAGATATTCAAGCATATCTTTCGGGAAAATTACCTTATTTTATGTTGCCGAATTACATGCAAGATGTCGAGAAGTTTCCTTTAACACCGAGCGGTAAGATAGATTATAACTCATTACAAAAGCAAGCTGAGTCCGTATTAGAAAACCGTACCCATAGATATATCCCACCCAATACAGATACTGAAATACAATTACAAAATATCTGGGCAGAAGTTTTACGGATGAATTCTGAACAGATAAGTATCGAAGATGATTTTTTCACAATTGGTGGACATTCTTTACTCACAGTCCAAGTCATTAATCGTATTCATGCAAGATTCCATGTACAGATAAGTTTAAAAGACTTATATATATATCGAACGATTCATACATGTGCTGATTATATAGACCGATTAAATCCGATAGATATTGAAGACGTAATTCCACAAGTTCCTGAACAAACGTATTACCCTTTATCACATGCACAAAAAAGACTTTGGTTTTTATACAAAAGGTATCCAGAAGATAGAACATATGATATTCCTATCCAGGTACAAATACAGCCTGGTATACAAATCAATATGTTGAACAAAGCTTTATACGAAGTTGTAAAACGACATGAAATTTTTCGAACGGTTTTCATGGAAAAGCAAGGGGAGCCTGTGCAACACATACAAGAAGAAATAGATGCGATAGCTACGCACGTGGATATTACCAAAATTAAAAAGAGTAAACAAGCAGCATATAGGTTGAAGTGTATACGGGAGATTGATTCTAAAGAGTTTGATTTAGAACAGGGTCCGTTATTCCGAACGATACTATTCACAGAGAATGAAGATTGCTCTTGGTTATATTTGAATTTCCATCATATTATTATGGATGAATGGAGTTTACAACTCTTTCTAAAAGAGCTATTGAAGGTATATGATGAAATATTCCTAAATAAAATTGTGCATGCTACCAAACCTACTGTTAGATATGTTGATTATGTAGCATGGCAATATGAACATCTTTCGTTAGGGACATGGGAAATAGAAAAACAATATTGGAAACAAGAGTTCCAAAACGTTTTACCTCAAATATCACTACCATACGATCGAATGCGTCCTAGTTCTCCTTTGAATTCTGGTGCGGTGCTTTCTAAGAAAATAGATCAGATAGATTTGGCAGGATTAAAAAAAATTGCACAACAAGAGGAAGTTTCACTATTCATATTGCTATTCACTGCTTACACGCAATTTTTACAGCAGATATGTGGGCAGAATGATCTCATTGTAGGAACACCTGTGATAGGGAGACAACATACAGCATTTGAAGATGTACAAGGTTTCTTCGTCAACACAGTTGCAATTCGAGTAAATACAACAGATGCTTCTACAATGAAAGAATTGTGTGAAGTCGTAAAAGAGAAATGTCTTTTGGCATTCCAACATCAAAACTATCCATTTGATAAGGTAATTGAAGCAGTAAACCCTGAACGAAGAGCACATGAAAATCCAATTTTCCAAACTATGTTTAGTTATCAACAGAACTCAGCTCAACAACATAATTTGCATCGATGGGATATACAGCCTGTAGAACAAGAAATTAGTAAATTTGACTTATCCCTTACATTTGCGGAGTCAGAAGATGGTCTAATTATGGATTTAGAATATAATACTGATTTGTTTGAAAGAACAACGATTTCACGTTTTGCAGAGCAACTGTTGCAAACTATCCAGATGATACAAACAGATTTTACTACATCTCTTTGTCAATTAAGTATATTGAGTGATACAGATAAAACTATCTATCAAAAATTGAATGATACGTATATGGCGATGCCACCACATTCATCTATACAGGAACGTTTTTATCAGCAAGTGTATAGAATACCCAATGCAATCGCAATTTCTACAGAGGATAGTTCATATACCTATGAAGAGGTGAATCATTATTCTAATCAAATTGCTCATTATTTGATTGAAAAAGGAATGCAACCCAATGATGTAGCTGCTATTTTCTTAGACCGAAGCTTTGAAAGTATTGTATGTATGTTAGGAGTTCTCAAAGCTGGCGGTACCTATGTGCCAATTGATATTAAATATCCGCCAGAACGTGTATCGTATATTTTAAACGACAGTAAGGCAAAGCTGATTCTAACGAAAAATGCTTTAAAAAAAGAATTACTATCCTATTATGAACAAGTAGTTGTAATTGAAGATATGTTAGCATCGTCTTCGATTCAAGACATCTTAAATAAAAATACAGCGGATGACACAGCATATATGATTTATACATCTGGATCGACGGGGAATCCGAAAGGTACATTACTCCGACATGCTGGCGTACTCAATTTAGTGGAATGGCGTTCAAAAACATTCCATATAACAAAGCAAGATGTGTTATCTCAATTTTATTCTCACAGTTTTGATTCGTCTATTTCGGAAATTTTTTCAGCTTTATTAACTGGAGCAAGACTTCATCTGTTAAATGAGGAACAACGTTTCTCTTCACAGGCATATTTCGATGCAGTTTCTACTTATAACATTACGATTTCAGACGTGGCAACAGCCTTTTTTAAACAATTAGCAAATGGAGTGTCTTCAAAACAGCTCATTCCATTAAAAAGTTTACGTGTGCTAATTATGGGAGGAGAAGCTGCATCTGCAGAGGCTATTCGAAAATGGCATTCTGAAATGAGTGATACTGTACAGATTGTCAATGAATATGGACCTACGGAAACAACGGTTAGTTCGTTGTATCACTCTGTTTCTACAAAAGTGGATAGTACAGTTACCCAGATACCTATTGGGAAGCCTATTGCTAATACAAAAGTCTATATCTTAAATGAAAACATGCAGCTGTGTCCAATAGGTGTAATAGGTGAACTGTACATTGAGAGTGTAGGAGCAGCAATTGGGTATGTAAATCAGCCAGATAGAACCAAACAATCATTTTTATCTAACCCATTTTCAACAGAAAATCATTCTATTTTATATCGGACAGGAGATCTAGTACGCCTAGCATCCAATGGAAGTGTAGAATATATGGGTAGACGTGATAGACAAGTGAAAATAAGAGGATATCGTATTGAACTAGGAGAAATTGAAGATGTACTTGTGCAAGAGCCTCGCATCCATCAAGCGGTGGTTCTACCTGATGCAGAAGGAAAAGAATTACACGCATATTTCACTGTTCATAACCAAACAGAAATAAGTATTGAAGAAACCTATAAGCATGTTTCCGCTACTTTACCAGAATATATGGTACCAAAAGGATATGTTTGTGTTCCAGAGATTCCTGTCACACAAAATGGCAAAATTGATGTTCAAAAACTACAAGGGCAGTATCAGATACAGTATCGGAAAAATAAAAATCATCAACCACCTGTTACAGAAACACAAAAGGTACTAGCTAATGTTTGGGCAGAAGTATTAAACATAAAAGACTTAAACATAAAAGATGATTTTTTTGCTCTTGGGGGACACTCATTAAAAATTATGCCTACTTTGGTGAAACTAAAACCATACTTCCCTAACTTGCGTATACAGGATTTCTTTCACTACCGTACAATCGAAAAACTGGCGCGAAAAATAGATACAGATGCGATTCATCTAGAAAACAGTATAGAAGCGACTGCGGAAGAGCTTAAAAAAGAAAATAATACTCATATAGATAAACAAGAAAACAGTAAGAAATGGGATACATTAATACAAGTTTCACAAAAGAAACCTAGTTGTATATTATTAACAGGTGGAACAGGTTTTCTTGGTGCCCATATCTTAGAGCAGTTATTATTACTACCTGATACAGTGATTTATTGCCTAGTTCGGAATCAAAAACAAACTTCAATGGAAAATAAAGTACGAGAAAAAATGCAGTTTTACTTTGGCGAGGCCATTTTAGAAGAAATGAAGCATCGCGTTCAGATTATTGAAGGAGATTTGAGCAAAGAACATCTAGGCCTTACACCAAATATAAAAAAACAATTGATTCAAGAAATAGATACGATCATACATTGTGGAGGAGATGTGCGTCATTATGGAGACAGAGAACATTTTATCCAAGTCAATGTGGAATCTACTAGATACTTATTAGAGATGAGTAAAGACGCACGGGCACGTTTTCATTATATTTCAACAATTAGTATTTCTGGACATGCCCCTCATGATGCTAAAGAATTTTTGTTCTCTGAACGAGACTTTGACAGAGGACAACAATTAGATAATGTATATGTGGAAAGTAAATTTTTAGCAGAAAAATTAGTAAGAGAAGCAATAAAAGAAGGCGTACCAGCAACAGTGTATCGTGTAGGAAACCTAGTAGGGCATACACTTGACGGGAGATTTCAAGAGAATATAGAAGGTAATGCTTTTTATCGTTTGATAAAAGCTATCTTATTACTACAAATTGCACCGGACATTCATACGTATATTGATTTAGTACCAATCGATTTTGGTAGTAAAGCAATTGTACAATTGGTATGTACAAAGGAAACGGAAGGGGAAACTTTCCACATTAGTAATCCTGTTCAACTGGAATGGAAACCGTTTGTTGAATATTTGAAACAGAGCGGTCATCCTATAAAAATTGTAAATACTGAACAGTTTATGAACTTATTTAAAGACAATACATTGTCTGATAAACAAAAATATGCTTTAGAATTGATGGTGCCTTTACTAGAAGAAACAGCTGAAAATTCCTTATCAATCCCAACGTGTCAAGATACTCAACGTTTTTTACAAGAAGTTGATGTGGTATGCGAATTACCTAATGCAAAGTTTGTATCTAATATGATAGATTACGGATCTCGCTTAGGTTTCTTCCCCACTAGCAGAGAATATACTACGGTTTAA